One part of the Pecten maximus chromosome 9, xPecMax1.1, whole genome shotgun sequence genome encodes these proteins:
- the LOC117334927 gene encoding protein FAM221B-like yields MSKKLPQKAGSGAKPKQNSAQGRGGAGSQAMVVRGSRGQAMQLPKGMQPIPMREENGMLIPEGYTMRKIEPAKNYDVVSFAKAMNQDFAPRLKKLFDPETEAALEAQKTGIYIGWRCPEFKHDCQRVNKMSKCFCGHLLGEHAQYTAKSLRVRCAQGGCKCQAFVWIPSRPEDVGEFWHQRRRDFDPSTWRAKCRCKHTHEEHDAAGSRRCKFRGCSCGHFNSNFLCAACDKHWEIHETFFESEQDRVEKGLPYGEMYLPFAEMPDLRNIALTGREDDDSTYRALTQGEGSIPRNSRPVGNNAPVNFGGSSKSGFKPVYD; encoded by the exons ATGAGTAAAAAACTGCCTCAAAAAGCAGGCAGCGGGGCAAAACCTAAACAG AATTCTGCTCAGGGCCGAGGAGGAGCAGGCAGTCAGGCAATGGTTGTGCGAGGGAGCAGGGGACAGGCTATGCAGCTCCCTAAGGGAATGCAGCCAATCCCTATGAGGGAGGAGAATGGCATGCTAATACCAGAGG GTTACACCATGAGAAAGATAGAACCAGCCAAAAATTATGATGTTGTATCATTTGCCAAGGCTATGAACCAGGACTTTGCTCCTAGACTCAAGAAACTGTTTGACCCAGAGACAGAGGCTGCCCTTGAAGCACAAAAGACAG GTATCTACATTGGCTGGCGCTGTCCAGAGTTTAAACATGACTGCCAGCGTGTTAACAAGATGTCCAAGTGTTTCTGCGGACACCTGTTGGGAGAGCATgcacaatacacag cAAAGAGTTTGAGAGTCAGGTGTGCACAGGGAGGCTGTAAATGTCAGGCTTTTGTGTGGATACCTTCCCGACCAGAGGATGTGGGCGAATTCTGGCACCAAAGACGCCGAGATTTTGACCCGAGTACATGGCGTGCAAAGTGCCGatgtaaacacacacatgaGGAACACGACGCTGCTGGCTCAAGACGTTGTAAATTTAGAG GTTGTTCCTGTGGGCATTTCAACTCTAACTTCCTGTGTGCTGCCTGTGATAAACACTGGGAAATTCATGAGACATTCTTCGAGAGCGAGCAGGATCGCGTTGAAAAAGGACTGCCTTACG GAGAGATGTACTTACCGTTCGCTGAGATGCCAGACTTACGTAACATTGCTTTAACTGGACGGGAGGATGATGACTCCACATACAGGGCCTTGACTCAGGGGGAGGGGTCTATCCCAAGGAACTCTCGACCTGTCGGCAACAATGCTCCTGTGAATTTCGGAGGAAGTTCCAAAAGTGGCTTCAAACCCGTCTATGACTAA